The following is a genomic window from Streptomyces sp. BHT-5-2.
GCGCCCGGCTGACCACCGCGCTGGGACGGCGACCGGTCTACCTCGCCGCGCTGCTCGCGTTCACCGCCGCCTCCCTGGCGGGCGGCCTGGCCACCGACCCGGTGGTGCTGACAGTCACCCGGGTCGTCAAGGGCGTGTGCGCCGCGCTCACCGCCCCCACCGGGCTGGCCATCATCACCACGACCTTCCGCGAAGGCCCCGAGCGCAGCCGGGCGATCTCGGTCTACTCGTTCTTCGGAGCCGTCGGCTTCACGGCCGGACTCCTGCTCTCCGGCCTGCTGACACCGGCCGGCTGGCGCTGGGTCTTCCTCTTCCCGGCCCCCGTGGCGCTGCTGCTGCTCCTGCTCGGCGTGCGGTACATCCCCCGCGACGGCAGGCGCGTCCCGTCGCCCGCCGTGCCGCTGCGCCGGCTGCTGCGCAACGGGCGGCTGATGCGGTCGGCGTTCGGCGCGGCGGTGCTCAACGGCACGTTCCTGGGGCTGCTGTTCATCGTCACGTTCCGGCTTCAGACGGTCCGGGGCTGGACACCGTGGCAGACCGCGCTGGCCTTCCTGCCGGCCTGCGTTCCGCTCGCGGTCTCCGCGCTGCGCTCGGGGCCGCTGGTGCGGCGCTTCGGCACACCCCGGCTGATCGCGCTGGGCGCCGCCGCCGCGTGCGCCGGCGACGCGCTGGCGCTGCGCACGGCCGCCCTGGACGCGCCGTACCCGACCGGTCTGCTGCCCGTCACGGCGCTGGTCGGGGCGGGCTTCGTCTTCGCGTTCGTGGCCCTGAACACGCAGGCGGGCGGGAGCGTTCCGGCGGAGCAGCGGGGTACCGCCATCGCCCTGTACCAGACCGCCGTGCAGTTCGGCGCGGTGCTGATGCTGGGTTCGGTGTCGGCGCTGCTGGCCGCCGGCCACCCCGGGCGGGCGGCCGGGGCCGACGCGCTCGCCGCCGCGTACCGCCCGCCCCTGCTGATGGTCGCCGCGGTCGCCGCCGCGGGCCTGCTGATCGCACTGGGCGGCCTCGTCGCGGCCGGCTCCCGCCGCCGCCCACCACGCTGACCCGCACCGTCCCCGACCATGGAAGGCGCCCCTGTGACCGCGCAACCGATCACCACGTCCAGGCTCCCCTCACTCACCGGACTGCGGTTCATCGCCGCTGCCCTGGTGTTCGCCGTCCACGGGGCGAGCACCGGGGTCTTCAAGGACCAGGCCGTGGCGGCCGACTACTTCACGTTCTTCGGGAACGCGGGGGCCGTCGGCGTGTCGTTCTTCTTCCTCCTCAGCGGGTTCGTGCTCACCTGGTCGGCGCGGACCGGGGACACCACCCGGGGGTTCTGGCGGCGCCGCTTCTTCAAGATCGTCCCCAACCACGTGGTGACCTTCGCCGCCGCCCTCGTGCTGATGTCCCTGGTCAGCGCGCAGATCGCGTTCCCGCAGACGCTCGCCAACCTGTTCCTGCTGCACGCCTGGCTGCCGGACGTCTCCTACGTGGAGACCGCCAACACGGTCAGCTGGTCCCTGTCCGTGGAGATGCTCTTCTACCTGGCGTTCCCGCTGCTGATCCGGCTGGTGAACAAGGTCCGGCCGAACCGGCTGTGGTACGGGGCGGCGGGCGCCGCGGCGCTGGTCCTCCTCCTGCCGGTCATCGCCCAGCACCTGCTGCCCAGCACCCCGCACTACTCCTTCCTGCCGCTGTCGTGGACGCAGATCTGGTTCGTCTACGTCTTCCCGCTCAGCCGCCTGCTGGAGTTCCTGCTCGGGATGTTCATGGCCCGCATCCTGCTGACCGGCCGGTGGCCCGGGCTCGGCCTGCTGCCGGCCGGCCTGCTGGCCGTGGCCGCCTACCTGCTGCCGGTCTTCGTGACGTTCAACCAGCTCTACAACTACGCGGCCGTCACGATCGTCCCGCTCGCGCTGCTCATCCCGGCCGCCGCCGCGGCGGACGTCAGGGGGCGCCGGACCTGGCTGAGCACCCGGACGTTCGTCTGGCTCGGTGAGATCTCCTTCGCCTTCTACCTCGTCCACTCCCTGGTGCTGACGTACGGGCACCGGATCTTCGGCTCGCAGCCCAACATCTTCGGGCAGCCCGCCGGCCCGGCCTGGGGCGCCCCGGCCGGCCTCGCCTTCCTCGCCGGCTGCTTCGCGGTGTCGGTGCTCCTGGCGTGGGGGCTGTACGCGCTCCTCGAACGGCCCGCGATGCGCCGCTGGTCGCGGCCGGCCCCGGCCGCCTCGGGCGCCCGCGCCGGCGTGGCAGCGGACACCTGACCCGCCCCTTCCCACCCTTGGTTCTCTTCCCGGTTCGCCTCATTCCAGAAGGAGTTCGACGCCATGTCCGAACAGCCCATCCGCCTCGCCGTCATCACCGGCAGTGTCCGCGACGGCCGGTTCGGCCCCACCGTGACCGACTGGGTCGCCGCCCAGACGGCGCACCGCACCGACCTCGACGTGGACGTCATCGACCTCGCCGACGTCCCGCTGGGAACGGCCGGCCCCACCCGTGAGCCCTCGCCCGAGATGACCGCGGTCCTGGACACGATCCGCCCGCGCATCGCCGCGGCGGACGCCTTCGTCGTGGTGACGCCGGAGTACAACCACAGCTTCCCGGCCGTCCTGAAGAACGCCATCGACTGGCACCTGGTGGAGTGGCGGGCCAAGCCGGTCGGGTTCGTCTGCTACGGCGGCTTCTCCGGCGGGCTGCGCGCCGTCGAGCAGCTCCGGCTGGTCTTCGCGGAGCTGCACGCCGTCGGTATCCGGGACACCGTCAGCTTCCACGGCGGTGCCGCCGCCTTCGACGAGAACGGCACGCCCAGGGACGCCGAGGGCGCCGCCGCGGCCGCCAAGACCCTGCTGGACCAGCTCACCTGGTGGGCGCTGGCCCTGCGCGAGGCCCGCGACAAGCGCCCGTACGGGGCCTGAGCACAGCCGACGGAACGGGAGCCGGAGCGCCGAGGGAGAGGGCCACGCGACGATGAAGTACACGATGTTGGGAAAGACCGGGCTACGGGTGTCGGAACTGTGCCTGGGCGCCGGGACGTTCGGCGAGGGCGAGTGGGGGGCCACCACCCCGGTGGCGTCCCGGCTGGTCGACCAGTACGCCGAGGCCGGCGGCAACTTCGTCGACACCGCCAACGTCTACGGCGGCGGACTGTCGGAGCGCTGCGTCGGCGAGGTGCTGGCAGGGCGGCGCGACCGCTTCGTCCTGGCGACGAAGTACAACGCGATGACCCGGCCGGGGGACGTCAACTCCGCGGGAAACCACCGGAAGAACCTGGTCAGCTCGCTGGAGACCAGCCTGCGCCGGCTGCGCACCGACCGGATCGACCTGCTCTGGCTGCACGCCCGCGACCCCTTCACCCCGGTCGAGGAGGTCATGCGGGCGCTCGACGACCAGATCCGGGCCGGCAAGATCCTCTACGTCGGCGCCTCCAACTGGCCGGCCTGGGAGGTCTCGCGGGCCAACATGCTCGCCGAGCTGCGCGGCTGGTCGGCCTTCGCCGGGATCCAGGTGCGCTACAACCTCCTGGAGCGCACCCCGGAACGCGACCTGCTTCCCATGGCCGGGGCGTGCGACGTCAGCGTGTTCGCCTGGGGCCCGCTGGCGGAGGGCCGGCTGACCGGCAAGTACCTCCGCAGCGAGAGCGGGCGCCTGAGTGTGGAGAACTGGGCCGGCGACAGTGAACGGGACACCGCGGTCGTCCGCGAGGTCGTCAGGATCGCCGAGGAGAGCGGCTGGACCCCGGCGCAGGTCGCGCTGGCCTGGCTGCGCGGCCGCCCCGCACAGCCGCTGCCCATCCTCGGCGCCACCCGGGAGTCCCAGCTCGCGGACACCCTGGCCTGCCTCGACGTCCGCCTCGACGAGGCGCAGACCAGGCGGCTGGACGAGCTGAGCCAGGTGCCGATGGGCTTCCCGCACGAACTGATGCGGGTGCCCAAGTTCACCCGCAACGCCTTCTCGGACCGCTGGCAGGACCTGGAGCACCGCCGCCCCGCCGCCCGTACCGTCGCCGACTTCCTCGGATGACCGGCCCGTCGGCCGGCCGCGCGCCCCTCGCGCGGTCGGCGAGCAACTCCCTTTCCAAGGTGGCCGCATGAGAATCCTGATCACCGGCGGGGCCGGCTTCATAGGCTCGCACTTCGTCCGCTCCCTCCTCGACGACCGGTACGCCGGCTGGGAGGGGGCCAGGGTCACGGTCCTGGACAAGCTCACCTACGCGGGCAACCGGGCCAGCCTCCCCGCCTCGCACCCGCGCCTGACGTTCGTCCAGGGCGACGTGTGCGACAGCGCCCTGCTGCGCGAGGTGCTGCCCGGGCACGACGCGGTGGTGCACTTCGCCGCCGAGTCGCACGTCGACCGCTCCATCACCGGGGCCGCCGAGTTCTTCCGCACCAACGTGCTGGGCACCCAGGCACTGCTGGACGCGGTGCTGGCGACCGGCGTCGAGCGGGTGGTGCACGTCTCCACGGACGAGGTCTACGGCTCCATCGAGGAGGGCGCCTGGACCGAGGAATGGCCGCTGCTGCCCAACACCCCGTACGCCGCTTCCAAGGCGGGCTCCGACCTGGTCGCCCGCTCGTACTGGCGCACCCACGGCGTGGACGTCTCCGTCACCCGGTGTTCCAACAACTACGGGCCGTACCAGCACCCGGAGAAGCTCATCCCGCTGTTCATCACCAACCTGCTGGAGGGCAGGCCGGTCCCGCTGTACGGGGACGGCCGCAACGTCCGCGAGTGGATGCACGTCGACGACCACTGCCGGGCCCTCCATCTCGTCCTCAACAACGGCCGGGCCGGCGAGGTCTACAACGTCGGCGGCGGCAACGAGCGCACCAACCTCGCCATCACCGAACGGCTCCTCGAACTGTGCGGCGCCGACGCGTCGATGGTGCGCCGGGTCGCCGACCGCAAGGGGCACGACCTGCGCTACGCCCTCGACGAGACCAAGATCCGCGAGGAGCTGGGGTACACACCCCGGATCCCCTTCGACCAGGGCCTGGCCGACACGGTCGCCTGGTACCGGGACAACCCGGGCTGGTGGCGAGAGCCGCCGGCCACGGACGCGTAAGCCCGTCCGACCGTCAATCGCCCGTGCCACACGGAAAGTTGGCTCATGCTGCCACACACCAGTGCCACCCCCAACGACTCCAGGACTCTGACGCCCCGTGCGGACGGCGACGCCGCACGGCGCATGGCCCGCTCGGCCGCGGCGACCGAGGGCGCGATGCTGCGCACCGGCGAGGTCCGAGCCTGGCTCGACGAGCGGGCCCGGGCCAACGTCTTCCAGGTCGACCGGGTGCCCTTCGACGCGTTGGACGGCTGGTCCTTCCAGGGCGGTACCGGCAACCTGGTCCACCGCAGCGGGAAGTTCTTCACCGTCGAGGGACTGTCCGTCACCGCCGTGGACGGCGACCGGCGCCAGCAGTGGCAGCAGCCCATCATCAAGCAGCCCGAAGTGGGCATCCTCGGGCTGCTGGTCAAGGAGTTCGACGGCGTACCGCACTTCCTGATGCAGGCCAAGATGGAGCCGGGGAACCCCAACCTGCTCCAGCTGTCCCCGACCGTGCAGGCCACGCGGAGCAACTACACCGGAGTCCACCGCGGCGCCGCCGTGAAGTACATCGAGTACTTCACCCGGGCCGGCCGCGGCCGGGTCCTCGCCGACGTCCTACAGTCCGAGCACGGCTCGTGGTTCCACGGCAAGAGCAACCGCAACATGATCGTCGAAGCGGTCGGCGAGGTGCCGCTGCTGGACGACTTCTGCTGGCTGACCCTGGGGCAGATCAACCAACTGTTGCACCAGGACAACGTGGTGAACATGGACTCGCGGACCGTGCTGTCCTGTGTCCCGCTCGCCGGCGGCACCGAG
Proteins encoded in this region:
- a CDS encoding MFS transporter gives rise to the protein MAQASASSSPSAPATHAGQGPVRWRPGQWLLLSVLAGNMLIDALEVSVVLVTLPTIGHAFHLSTWATQWVMGGFALGFGAALIPGARLTTALGRRPVYLAALLAFTAASLAGGLATDPVVLTVTRVVKGVCAALTAPTGLAIITTTFREGPERSRAISVYSFFGAVGFTAGLLLSGLLTPAGWRWVFLFPAPVALLLLLLGVRYIPRDGRRVPSPAVPLRRLLRNGRLMRSAFGAAVLNGTFLGLLFIVTFRLQTVRGWTPWQTALAFLPACVPLAVSALRSGPLVRRFGTPRLIALGAAAACAGDALALRTAALDAPYPTGLLPVTALVGAGFVFAFVALNTQAGGSVPAEQRGTAIALYQTAVQFGAVLMLGSVSALLAAGHPGRAAGADALAAAYRPPLLMVAAVAAAGLLIALGGLVAAGSRRRPPR
- a CDS encoding acyltransferase, which translates into the protein MTAQPITTSRLPSLTGLRFIAAALVFAVHGASTGVFKDQAVAADYFTFFGNAGAVGVSFFFLLSGFVLTWSARTGDTTRGFWRRRFFKIVPNHVVTFAAALVLMSLVSAQIAFPQTLANLFLLHAWLPDVSYVETANTVSWSLSVEMLFYLAFPLLIRLVNKVRPNRLWYGAAGAAALVLLLPVIAQHLLPSTPHYSFLPLSWTQIWFVYVFPLSRLLEFLLGMFMARILLTGRWPGLGLLPAGLLAVAAYLLPVFVTFNQLYNYAAVTIVPLALLIPAAAAADVRGRRTWLSTRTFVWLGEISFAFYLVHSLVLTYGHRIFGSQPNIFGQPAGPAWGAPAGLAFLAGCFAVSVLLAWGLYALLERPAMRRWSRPAPAASGARAGVAADT
- a CDS encoding NADPH-dependent FMN reductase, which produces MSEQPIRLAVITGSVRDGRFGPTVTDWVAAQTAHRTDLDVDVIDLADVPLGTAGPTREPSPEMTAVLDTIRPRIAAADAFVVVTPEYNHSFPAVLKNAIDWHLVEWRAKPVGFVCYGGFSGGLRAVEQLRLVFAELHAVGIRDTVSFHGGAAAFDENGTPRDAEGAAAAAKTLLDQLTWWALALREARDKRPYGA
- a CDS encoding aldo/keto reductase; protein product: MKYTMLGKTGLRVSELCLGAGTFGEGEWGATTPVASRLVDQYAEAGGNFVDTANVYGGGLSERCVGEVLAGRRDRFVLATKYNAMTRPGDVNSAGNHRKNLVSSLETSLRRLRTDRIDLLWLHARDPFTPVEEVMRALDDQIRAGKILYVGASNWPAWEVSRANMLAELRGWSAFAGIQVRYNLLERTPERDLLPMAGACDVSVFAWGPLAEGRLTGKYLRSESGRLSVENWAGDSERDTAVVREVVRIAEESGWTPAQVALAWLRGRPAQPLPILGATRESQLADTLACLDVRLDEAQTRRLDELSQVPMGFPHELMRVPKFTRNAFSDRWQDLEHRRPAARTVADFLG
- the rfbB gene encoding dTDP-glucose 4,6-dehydratase, with the translated sequence MRILITGGAGFIGSHFVRSLLDDRYAGWEGARVTVLDKLTYAGNRASLPASHPRLTFVQGDVCDSALLREVLPGHDAVVHFAAESHVDRSITGAAEFFRTNVLGTQALLDAVLATGVERVVHVSTDEVYGSIEEGAWTEEWPLLPNTPYAASKAGSDLVARSYWRTHGVDVSVTRCSNNYGPYQHPEKLIPLFITNLLEGRPVPLYGDGRNVREWMHVDDHCRALHLVLNNGRAGEVYNVGGGNERTNLAITERLLELCGADASMVRRVADRKGHDLRYALDETKIREELGYTPRIPFDQGLADTVAWYRDNPGWWREPPATDA
- a CDS encoding NDP-hexose 2,3-dehydratase family protein, giving the protein MLPHTSATPNDSRTLTPRADGDAARRMARSAAATEGAMLRTGEVRAWLDERARANVFQVDRVPFDALDGWSFQGGTGNLVHRSGKFFTVEGLSVTAVDGDRRQQWQQPIIKQPEVGILGLLVKEFDGVPHFLMQAKMEPGNPNLLQLSPTVQATRSNYTGVHRGAAVKYIEYFTRAGRGRVLADVLQSEHGSWFHGKSNRNMIVEAVGEVPLLDDFCWLTLGQINQLLHQDNVVNMDSRTVLSCVPLAGGTEARLSDTALLSWFCGERSRHTVSAERVSLNGITRWKRGPDAIEHDEGRYFRVVAVAVRAGNREVTGWTQPLFEPVGRGVAAFLWRTIGGVPHVLAHARVEGGFLDTVELGPTVQYTPENYRHLPAEDRPPYLDAVLDADPSRIRYEAVHSEEGGRFLNAESRYLVIEADESQAPLDPPPGYQWVTPGQLTSLVRHGHYLNVQARTLLACLNAMGEQG